The genomic interval TAATGCTGATTGTTGCAGACTCATCACCCTTAATCAGCCTGGCCATTATTGAACGTTTGGGGCTTATTAAGGAATTATTTACTGAATTTTTTGTTCCCGAAGAAGTCTATCAAGAACTTACACTAAGAAATAAAGCTTACAATGAGTTATTCGTCTCATTTCTTTCTCATCATACAAAAAAGGTTCACAATCCAATGGCTTTAACCGGGCTTGATATGGTGATCGACAAGGGTGAAGCTGAAGCGATTATACTTGCACTTGAAAACAAGATACCAAATATTTTGATTGATGATCTTAAAGGAAGAAGGGTTGCCAAGTTGAGTAGTTTGAATGTAATCGGAACCCTTGGTGTATTACTTCAGGCCAAGAAAAAGGGATTATTGACTTCAATTAAAATGGACATGGATAAGCTAGTGGACCATTCAATTTATATCAGCGAGAATCTTTATAAAAAAGTATTGAATTTAGCTAATGAAGATTTATAAGAATCTAATTTACTATAAATAAAATGGTTGTTGCTTATACCAGTTTTGTTATCAATTCTTAACACCTTCATTCATAGTTTTCCCTTTCTGGTTTGTTT from Candidatus Delongbacteria bacterium carries:
- a CDS encoding DUF3368 domain-containing protein; its protein translation is MLIVADSSPLISLAIIERLGLIKELFTEFFVPEEVYQELTLRNKAYNELFVSFLSHHTKKVHNPMALTGLDMVIDKGEAEAIILALENKIPNILIDDLKGRRVAKLSSLNVIGTLGVLLQAKKKGLLTSIKMDMDKLVDHSIYISENLYKKVLNLANEDL